The following proteins are co-located in the Dromiciops gliroides isolate mDroGli1 chromosome 2, mDroGli1.pri, whole genome shotgun sequence genome:
- the LOC122743200 gene encoding 40S ribosomal protein S25-like: MLPKNDKKKKDAGKSAKKDKDPVNKSEGKAKKKKWSKGKVRDKLNSLVLFDKATYDKLCKEVPNYKLITPAVVSERLKILQELVSKGLIKLLSKHRAQVIYTRNTTGRDPAAEDA; the protein is encoded by the coding sequence ATGCTGCCGAAGAACgataagaagaagaaagatgctGGCAAGTCGGCTAAGAAGGACAAGGACCCGGTAAACAAGTCTGAGGGCAAAGCTAAGAAGAAGAAGTGGTCCAAGGGAAAAGTGCGAGACAAGCTCAACAGTCTGGTCCTGTTTGACAAAGCAACATATGACAAACTCTGCAAGGAGGTCCCCAACTATAAACTTATCACCCCTGCAGTGGTCTCAGAAAGACTGAAGATTCTCCAGGAACTGGTTAGTAAAGGTCTGATTAAGCTACTTTCCAAACACAGAGCACAAGTGATATATACTAGGAACACCACAGGTAGAGATCCAGCTGCTGAAGATGCATGA
- the LOC122743201 gene encoding histone H3.3A-like has product MACTKQTARKSTYGKAPRKQLATKAARKSAPSTGGVKKPHRYRMGTVALCEIRRYQKSTELLIRKLPFQRLVHEIAQVFKTDLCFQSAAIGALQEASEAYLVGLFEDTNLCAIHAKHVTIMPKDIQLAHCIHGERA; this is encoded by the coding sequence ATGGCTTGTACCAAGCAAACTGCCCGTAAATCCACCTATGGTAAAGCCCCCAGGAAGCAGCTTGCTACAAAAGCTGCTCGCAAGAGTGCGCCCTCTACTGGAGGGGTCAAGAAACCTCATCGTTACAGGATGGGTACTGTGGCTCTCTGTGAAATCAGACGTTATCAGAAGTCAACTGAACTTCTGATTCGTAAACTTCCCTTCCAGCGTCTGGTGCATGAAATTGCTCAGGTCTTCAAAACAGATCTGTGCTTCCAGAGTGCAGCAATTGGTGCTTTGCAGGAGGCAAGCGAAGCCTATCTGGTTGGCCTTTTTGAGGACACCAACCTATGTGCTATCCATGCCAAACATGTCACGATCATGCCAAAAGATATCCAGCTAGCACACTGCATACATGGAGAACGTGCTTAA